The Methanosphaera sp. BMS genome contains a region encoding:
- the frhA gene encoding coenzyme F420 hydrogenase subunit alpha, whose protein sequence is MSETVVISPTSRQEGHAELSMEVDEDGIVTTGRYFSITPVRGIEKMVIGRRPESAPVIVQRICGVCPVTHTLASVEAIDDSLKIDVPKVGRILREICLEAHMINSHAIHQFLIAPDFVSPDDYDSVVRNVSKIRKTAQYIEDVVGGEGIHPSDIRIGGMAHNLTRNSINKIKTRMKGILPLLEEHVEQIIGLVQDKDFPDNLGVHTQPVFATSNTYGSSSNLSMHEVEEIMPTSWYDEESIGQRACSQIPLYKGNVVETGPRARANKFRNYKEKGVKAQHIARANEMITSANRIIELIDKVDPSAQTIAKYTIEGTDKLGVGVIEGPRGTNIHTVKISPEGYITDYRAIVPTTWNIPTMGIATEGFHHEYAPHVIRAYDPCLSCATHMTVKDEQTKEVLEDKFVQL, encoded by the coding sequence ATGAGCGAAACTGTAGTAATCTCCCCTACGAGTCGTCAAGAGGGACATGCAGAATTATCAATGGAAGTTGATGAGGATGGAATAGTTACAACAGGAAGATATTTCAGTATAACACCAGTACGTGGAATTGAAAAGATGGTCATAGGCAGAAGACCTGAATCAGCACCGGTAATAGTTCAGAGAATTTGTGGAGTATGTCCTGTTACGCATACACTGGCATCGGTCGAAGCCATTGATGATTCATTGAAAATAGATGTGCCTAAGGTCGGACGTATATTAAGGGAGATATGTCTTGAGGCACATATGATAAATAGTCATGCAATACATCAGTTCCTGATAGCACCAGACTTTGTTAGTCCGGACGACTATGACAGCGTAGTTAGAAATGTTTCAAAAATAAGAAAGACCGCACAATACATTGAAGACGTTGTAGGCGGAGAAGGTATCCATCCATCAGACATAAGAATAGGTGGAATGGCACACAACCTAACCAGAAACTCAATAAACAAGATAAAAACAAGAATGAAGGGAATACTACCCCTATTGGAGGAACATGTTGAACAGATAATAGGACTGGTACAGGACAAAGACTTCCCTGATAACCTTGGAGTACACACACAACCTGTATTTGCAACCAGCAACACTTATGGCTCTTCATCAAACCTATCGATGCATGAAGTGGAAGAGATAATGCCGACAAGCTGGTATGATGAAGAAAGCATAGGCCAGCGTGCATGTTCACAGATACCCCTTTACAAAGGAAACGTCGTGGAAACAGGTCCGCGTGCAAGAGCCAATAAATTCCGTAACTATAAGGAAAAAGGAGTTAAAGCACAACACATAGCACGAGCCAACGAGATGATAACATCAGCCAATAGAATCATAGAACTTATAGACAAAGTGGATCCGTCAGCCCAGACAATTGCAAAATACACGATTGAAGGTACGGACAAACTGGGAGTGGGAGTAATAGAAGGACCACGTGGAACAAATATCCATACAGTGAAAATATCCCCTGAAGGATACATAACAGACTACAGGGCAATTGTTCCGACAACATGGAACATACCTACAATGGGAATAGCAACGGAGGGCTTCCATCATGAATATGCACCGCACGTCATAAGGGCATATGATCCATGCCTATCCTGTGCTACCCATATGACCGTAAAGGATGAACAGACAAAAGAGGTATTGGAGGACAAATTTGTTCAACTATAA
- the glmU gene encoding bifunctional sugar-1-phosphate nucleotidylyltransferase/acetyltransferase, which yields MLMKAIILTAGEGTRMRPLTTTRPKTMLITGGKPLIQYNIESLRDAGIKDITLVVGYKKEVIKDYFGDGSEFGVKINYAVQDGQLGTAHAIASAEKYIDESFIVLNGDIIVSYDLIRNLIEKYATRTSNDVKSVMTLITVDNPSNYGIVSMENDKIKEIVEKPAKGEEPSNLANAGIYLFSTEIFDAIRKTELSERGEYEITDSLAIELNEGWEILGLISNEHWMDVGRPWELLSSNSDFLEKMEEDIKGEIEDYVTIHGPIHLGKNSIIRSGCYIQGPVFIGDNCDVGPNTYIRPYTCLCNNVNVGNAVEIKNSIIMDNTNVNHLSYVGDSVIGVDCNLGAGTNIANLRFDDKNVKVIIKGERVDSGLRKLGAIFGDGVKTGINTSVNPGVKIGNGSYINAGCVIYHDVPCKSTVTSTAEVSVEKFEKKR from the coding sequence ATGTTAATGAAAGCAATTATACTTACAGCAGGTGAAGGAACAAGAATGCGTCCTTTAACCACTACAAGACCGAAAACCATGCTTATTACCGGTGGAAAACCATTAATTCAATACAATATAGAATCACTGAGAGATGCTGGAATTAAAGACATAACGTTAGTTGTTGGATATAAGAAGGAAGTAATAAAAGACTACTTCGGTGATGGATCAGAATTTGGCGTGAAAATTAACTACGCCGTCCAGGATGGTCAGCTTGGAACAGCACATGCCATTGCCAGTGCGGAAAAATACATCGATGAAAGCTTTATTGTACTCAATGGAGACATAATCGTAAGTTACGATCTTATCCGAAACCTAATTGAAAAATATGCTACAAGAACAAGCAATGATGTTAAAAGTGTAATGACCCTTATTACTGTGGACAATCCATCAAACTATGGTATCGTATCCATGGAAAATGATAAGATTAAAGAGATTGTTGAAAAACCGGCAAAAGGTGAAGAACCAAGTAACCTTGCCAATGCGGGAATATACCTGTTCAGCACGGAAATATTCGATGCCATTAGAAAAACCGAACTGTCCGAACGTGGTGAATATGAAATAACCGATTCACTTGCCATTGAATTAAATGAAGGATGGGAAATACTTGGATTAATATCCAATGAACATTGGATGGACGTGGGAAGACCATGGGAATTGTTAAGTTCCAACAGTGACTTTTTAGAAAAAATGGAAGAAGACATTAAAGGTGAAATCGAAGACTACGTAACAATACACGGACCAATACATCTTGGTAAAAATAGTATAATACGCTCCGGTTGTTACATTCAGGGTCCCGTATTCATTGGAGATAACTGTGATGTGGGACCAAATACTTACATTAGACCATACACATGCCTATGCAACAATGTTAATGTGGGCAATGCCGTGGAGATTAAAAACAGCATAATCATGGACAATACAAATGTTAATCACCTGTCTTATGTAGGCGACTCAGTTATTGGTGTTGACTGTAACCTTGGAGCCGGTACAAATATAGCCAATCTACGTTTTGATGATAAAAATGTGAAAGTTATCATTAAAGGTGAAAGGGTAGACTCAGGACTTAGAAAGTTAGGAGCAATATTCGGTGATGGTGTAAAAACAGGAATTAACACCAGCGTAAATCCAGGTGTTAAAATAGGTAATGGCTCATACATTAATGCAGGATGTGTGATTTACCATGATGTTCCATGCAAATCCACAGTCACATCAACTGCAGAGGTCTCTGTTGAAAAATTTGAAAAAAAAAGATAA
- the glmM gene encoding phosphoglucosamine mutase — protein MTKDIPRLFGTSGIRGKYQEEVTPELALDVARALAQYIGGEGKKVVIGRDTRTTGKIMENIMSAGLQESGCDVLLLGVVPTPVVGYATLKKQADAGIMITASHNPSPYTGIKLWNNDGLAYKQEQERQIEKMVYEKDFHKAGWDRLGKEYDITPFKDEYVKDIVKISEIDPSKPLKVIVDCASGAGSYLSPEALRKAGMNVITMNAQPDGFFPGRNPEPNSANLQELMKAVKALKADVGLAHDGDADRMIAVDEKGNISDFDKLLTIMALEFGGTVVTTVDASACLDTAMEKIGGNVLRTPVGDVHVAETMIKNNATFGGEPSGTWLHPDFCMCPDGLLSGLRIVRAIQVHGKLSEQLDAIENYPTIREKITCDNDKKEEVMKNVERDFKNEFNEKTEVLAIDGVRLSFEDNSWVLIRPSGTEPYIRITAEARTEENLDKINEISQNFLKKLI, from the coding sequence ATGACAAAAGATATACCAAGATTATTTGGAACATCAGGAATACGTGGAAAATACCAAGAAGAAGTTACACCCGAATTAGCATTGGATGTGGCTAGAGCATTAGCCCAATACATCGGAGGAGAAGGTAAAAAGGTAGTCATAGGAAGGGATACCCGAACTACCGGCAAAATAATGGAAAATATCATGTCCGCAGGATTACAGGAGTCAGGCTGTGATGTTCTGCTATTGGGAGTAGTGCCAACCCCTGTTGTTGGATACGCCACCCTCAAAAAACAGGCAGATGCGGGCATAATGATAACCGCTTCCCATAATCCTTCACCTTACACGGGAATAAAACTATGGAACAATGACGGACTGGCATATAAACAGGAACAGGAAAGACAAATCGAAAAAATGGTCTATGAAAAAGACTTCCATAAGGCAGGATGGGACAGATTAGGTAAAGAATATGACATAACACCATTCAAGGACGAATACGTGAAGGATATTGTAAAAATATCAGAAATTGATCCGTCAAAACCACTTAAGGTAATTGTTGACTGTGCAAGTGGAGCAGGCTCATACTTATCACCTGAAGCATTACGTAAGGCAGGTATGAATGTTATCACCATGAACGCACAGCCGGACGGATTCTTCCCAGGACGTAACCCCGAACCTAACAGTGCCAACTTACAGGAACTTATGAAGGCTGTTAAGGCATTGAAGGCAGATGTGGGACTTGCACATGATGGTGATGCCGACAGGATGATAGCAGTAGATGAAAAAGGTAACATATCCGACTTTGATAAACTACTTACCATCATGGCCCTGGAATTTGGTGGAACCGTAGTTACAACCGTAGATGCATCCGCATGTCTTGACACTGCAATGGAAAAGATAGGCGGAAATGTACTTAGAACACCCGTCGGAGATGTCCATGTAGCAGAAACCATGATAAAAAACAATGCAACATTCGGCGGTGAACCATCAGGTACATGGCTTCATCCGGACTTCTGTATGTGTCCTGACGGGTTATTATCAGGACTTCGTATTGTAAGGGCAATACAGGTACATGGAAAACTATCAGAACAATTGGACGCCATCGAAAACTATCCGACAATACGTGAAAAAATCACATGTGATAATGACAAGAAGGAAGAAGTCATGAAAAATGTTGAACGTGACTTTAAAAATGAGTTCAATGAAAAAACAGAAGTTTTAGCTATTGACGGCGTAAGGTTAAGCTTTGAAGATAACAGTTGGGTACTTATAAGACCATCCGGTACCGAACCATACATCAGAATAACCGCCGAGGCAAGAACAGAAGAAAATCTCGATAAAATCAATGAAATATCACAAAACTTCTTGAAAAAATTGATATAA
- a CDS encoding 2,3-bisphosphoglycerate-independent phosphoglycerate mutase produces MKGIIFVIDGMGDRPVKELGNKTPLESARTIYMDKMVEEGITGIMDTIRPGVRPGSDTAHLTLLGYNPYEVYTGRGPFEAAGIHVDVEPGDIAFRCNFATAEDDLTVTDRRAGRISSGTDKIAETINEMKLDDNVEIIFKESDAHRAVLVLRGEGLSDKITDADPKHEGNKPKCVKATDDSEEAKYTAELVNKFVTKSYEMLKEHPVNLERIKEGKNPANIVLPRGGGEVPCVEAFEDKYGLKGVCVAETGIIKGIAKIAGMDIVDIPGATGGINTDLESVRDYIVKYAKDDNYDFMLVNVDGADECGHDGAAFDKRDFIEKVDALIMKELYEIDDIVLFVTADHSTPVGVMDHSGDPVPVFIKADGLRVDDITEYGERAAAKGGLCRIRGTDVMYIIRDLMNVISKFGA; encoded by the coding sequence ATGAAAGGAATTATATTTGTAATAGATGGGATGGGAGATCGTCCTGTTAAAGAATTAGGAAACAAAACACCATTAGAAAGTGCAAGAACCATATATATGGACAAAATGGTTGAAGAAGGAATAACCGGAATTATGGACACCATAAGACCTGGAGTAAGGCCGGGAAGTGATACGGCACACCTTACACTTCTCGGGTACAACCCATACGAAGTATACACAGGACGTGGCCCATTCGAAGCCGCCGGAATACATGTAGATGTAGAACCTGGAGACATTGCATTCAGATGCAACTTTGCAACAGCAGAAGATGATTTGACAGTAACAGACCGTCGTGCAGGTAGAATAAGTAGCGGTACGGATAAAATAGCCGAAACAATCAATGAAATGAAACTTGACGACAATGTGGAAATCATATTCAAAGAATCAGATGCACACAGAGCAGTACTTGTTTTAAGAGGAGAAGGATTATCAGATAAAATCACTGATGCAGATCCAAAACATGAAGGCAACAAACCAAAATGCGTTAAAGCAACAGATGACTCAGAAGAGGCAAAATATACTGCGGAATTAGTAAACAAATTCGTAACAAAATCATACGAAATGCTTAAAGAACACCCTGTGAACCTTGAAAGAATAAAAGAAGGTAAAAATCCTGCAAATATTGTTCTTCCAAGAGGTGGAGGAGAAGTACCATGTGTAGAAGCATTTGAAGATAAATACGGCCTAAAAGGAGTATGTGTAGCAGAAACCGGTATTATAAAAGGTATAGCAAAAATTGCAGGAATGGACATAGTAGACATTCCTGGAGCCACAGGTGGAATCAACACAGACCTTGAAAGCGTACGTGACTACATAGTCAAATATGCTAAAGATGACAACTATGACTTCATGCTGGTAAATGTGGATGGAGCAGACGAATGCGGACACGATGGTGCAGCATTTGATAAAAGAGACTTTATAGAAAAAGTAGACGCACTCATAATGAAAGAATTATATGAAATAGATGACATAGTTCTCTTTGTAACAGCAGACCACTCTACCCCTGTAGGTGTAATGGATCATTCAGGAGATCCAGTACCTGTATTCATCAAAGCAGACGGCCTACGTGTAGACGACATTACAGAGTACGGTGAAAGAGCTGCCGCAAAAGGTGGACTTTGCCGTATAAGAGGTACTGATGTAATGTACATCATCAGAGACCTAATGAATGTAATCAGCAAGTTTGGAGCATAA
- a CDS encoding TIGR00297 family protein codes for MIQLIFLIICVILGIIVYYSGALDLLGSSFVTIIGIFIIITRGINWLAILLLFLLLGTVFTKFKSDYKKRIGLTHEKRTIKNVISNGIVPVVMAILGNYGGFIGSIATATADTMASEIGVLSKPILITSQEKVKPGTDGGISVLGTVAGLIGALIIGVSAFIVNVSPDVTHSIAIALFAGMIGCFADSLLGATLERNGLFNNEHVNLTATIIGALVGIILTTIGV; via the coding sequence ATGATACAATTAATATTCCTTATAATTTGTGTAATACTTGGAATCATAGTATACTATAGTGGTGCACTTGATTTACTGGGCTCATCTTTTGTTACAATTATTGGAATATTTATTATTATAACCAGAGGTATTAACTGGTTAGCAATACTATTACTATTTCTACTGTTAGGTACTGTATTTACCAAATTTAAGTCAGACTATAAAAAACGCATAGGCTTAACCCATGAAAAACGTACCATAAAAAATGTTATTTCCAATGGAATTGTGCCAGTAGTAATGGCAATACTCGGAAATTATGGTGGATTTATTGGATCAATAGCCACGGCAACTGCAGATACCATGGCAAGTGAAATAGGAGTATTAAGTAAACCCATATTAATTACAAGCCAAGAAAAAGTAAAACCTGGAACAGATGGAGGAATATCCGTTCTTGGAACTGTAGCAGGATTGATTGGAGCTTTAATAATAGGAGTTTCAGCGTTTATTGTAAATGTATCCCCAGACGTTACCCACAGTATCGCAATAGCATTATTTGCCGGTATGATCGGATGCTTTGCAGATAGTCTTTTAGGAGCAACACTAGAACGTAATGGACTTTTCAACAATGAACACGTTAATTTAACTGCCACAATAATTGGAGCATTAGTTGGTATCATCTTAACAACAATTGGAGTATAA
- a CDS encoding 30S ribosomal protein S3ae — protein sequence MAKARRRVRDTWKEKVWYEVLAPEEFKEASLGTSPAKEPDMLVGRKIETSMREITGDFSRQYVKLFFEVDHVSGEVAHTVFKGHKVTTDYVRSMIRRGTSRIDTITDATTKDGKKLNVHMLAITVKRAKASQQRYIRETMQNMILESAAEKTLDELVNEIITGKFASNIYHEAKKIYPLKKVETIKTKVL from the coding sequence ATGGCAAAAGCAAGAAGACGAGTACGTGACACATGGAAAGAAAAAGTATGGTATGAAGTATTAGCACCTGAAGAATTCAAGGAAGCAAGTCTTGGAACAAGTCCTGCAAAAGAACCGGATATGTTAGTAGGTCGTAAAATAGAAACATCAATGCGTGAAATTACAGGTGACTTCAGCAGACAATACGTTAAACTATTCTTTGAAGTCGACCATGTAAGTGGAGAAGTAGCCCACACAGTATTTAAAGGACACAAAGTAACAACAGATTACGTACGTAGTATGATCAGACGCGGAACCAGTCGTATAGACACAATAACTGATGCAACTACAAAAGACGGCAAAAAACTCAATGTACACATGTTAGCAATTACTGTAAAAAGAGCAAAAGCTTCACAACAAAGATACATCAGAGAAACCATGCAAAACATGATTTTAGAAAGTGCTGCAGAAAAAACTCTTGATGAACTGGTAAACGAAATCATCACAGGTAAATTCGCTTCCAACATCTACCATGAAGCTAAGAAAATTTACCCACTCAAAAAAGTGGAAACAATCAAAACAAAAGTATTATAA
- a CDS encoding NifB/NifX family molybdenum-iron cluster-binding protein, with amino-acid sequence MKKIAVAVKDTGKKVEHFGICEYFLVYNYDEDNHSIEYDNIIFSSKNHKQDSEEWEKSADSIKNCDIVICEKIGPIAKAEVEMMDIKVIEEEGAVEDILDKFILVEKNKDNIL; translated from the coding sequence ATGAAAAAAATTGCAGTTGCTGTTAAGGATACAGGTAAAAAAGTGGAACATTTTGGGATATGCGAATATTTCCTTGTTTATAATTATGATGAGGACAACCATAGCATAGAATATGACAATATTATCTTCTCATCCAAAAACCATAAACAGGATAGTGAAGAGTGGGAAAAATCCGCCGATTCAATAAAAAACTGTGATATTGTCATATGTGAAAAAATTGGACCGATTGCAAAAGCAGAAGTTGAAATGATGGACATAAAAGTTATTGAAGAAGAGGGGGCTGTTGAAGACATCCTCGACAAGTTCATTCTAGTTGAAAAAAACAAGGATAACATCCTTTAG
- a CDS encoding NAD(P)H-dependent oxidoreductase codes for MTRNTKVHIVYCHPDNNSMTNEIKKAYVHGLKAKNIDYTISDLYKQHFKSDITRSEYQRESNIISSNLSGDVLTQQRLINDADILTFIFPLFWMDAPSKLVGYFSRVFTVGFRYSNDDTPATMNRLKEVNFLIVTGSSYDDLLNDGKIDALKTIFVNDRIADKSERTKMYFFSNTAVHKKERLLNKQRYIQRAKKIGMITPKRI; via the coding sequence ATGACACGAAATACAAAAGTTCACATAGTTTACTGTCATCCGGATAACAATAGCATGACAAACGAAATTAAAAAAGCATATGTCCATGGATTAAAAGCCAAGAATATTGATTATACGATAAGTGATCTGTATAAGCAACATTTCAAATCAGATATTACTCGAAGTGAATATCAAAGAGAGTCAAATATTATCTCTTCGAATTTATCGGGAGATGTATTGACTCAACAAAGATTAATCAATGATGCGGACATATTGACATTCATATTTCCATTATTTTGGATGGATGCACCTTCAAAATTGGTGGGTTATTTTTCACGAGTTTTCACTGTGGGTTTTAGATATAGCAATGATGATACGCCTGCAACTATGAATAGATTAAAAGAGGTGAATTTTCTTATAGTGACAGGTTCTAGCTATGATGATTTATTGAATGATGGAAAAATAGATGCACTAAAAACTATATTTGTAAATGACCGTATAGCGGACAAATCAGAACGTACAAAAATGTATTTCTTCTCCAACACTGCCGTACACAAAAAAGAGAGATTATTGAATAAACAACGATATATCCAAAGGGCTAAAAAAATAGGGATGATAACACCAAAACGAATTTAA
- a CDS encoding DUF116 domain-containing protein: MNLNIYTTIGQIVVIFLVILVILCIITVILGLYLLKKDKLVFPKLLLFTLNLTYPILKNISRFLQLDDLMIDRISIDLRNRINKLKFEKTDAKDVIIVLPHCLRDTSCPAKLGKSGLECVKCGKCSIGKIKNISDKKSIDLYIVPGSSFIKNIVKQRKFKAVIGVACPVDLNLAMTSLHDFTPQGVYLLTDGCINTTVNVDEVIELINKTLPTTDYRIDEPEDNPD; the protein is encoded by the coding sequence ATGAATCTGAACATATACACAACCATAGGTCAGATAGTAGTTATCTTCCTCGTAATATTGGTCATACTCTGTATCATAACAGTAATCCTTGGTTTATACCTTTTGAAGAAAGATAAGCTAGTATTTCCGAAACTATTGTTATTTACATTAAATTTGACTTACCCTATCCTCAAAAATATTTCTAGATTTTTACAACTGGATGATCTTATGATTGATAGGATTAGCATTGACTTAAGAAATAGAATCAACAAGTTGAAATTTGAAAAAACCGACGCAAAAGATGTTATAATTGTCCTGCCTCACTGTCTTCGTGACACAAGTTGTCCTGCAAAGTTAGGTAAATCAGGACTGGAATGCGTCAAATGTGGAAAATGTTCCATCGGTAAGATAAAAAATATCAGCGATAAAAAGAGTATCGATTTATACATCGTTCCGGGCTCATCGTTTATCAAAAACATAGTAAAACAAAGAAAATTCAAGGCGGTTATAGGAGTTGCTTGTCCAGTGGATTTGAATCTGGCAATGACATCGTTACATGATTTTACACCACAAGGAGTTTATCTGCTTACAGATGGATGTATAAACACCACGGTCAATGTAGATGAAGTCATTGAGTTAATAAACAAAACACTTCCCACCACCGATTACCGCATCGATGAACCTGAAGATAACCCCGATTAA
- a CDS encoding DUF367 family protein translates to MKIVIYHSRECDPKKCTSVKLEKQNKVEITHNMRKIPYNAIVLDAEAEKAVSLEDKDRITKYGLSALDCSWKKLKKSSFNFKSKKNHRLLPFLVAANPVNYGKPCILSTAEALSATLYIVGYKDEARDLMNQFKWGPHFIKLNEHLLEAYSEAENSTEIVKVQNEFLGGE, encoded by the coding sequence ATGAAAATTGTAATTTATCACTCAAGAGAATGTGATCCGAAAAAATGCACATCAGTAAAACTTGAAAAACAGAATAAGGTTGAAATAACACACAATATGCGTAAAATACCTTATAATGCTATAGTTTTAGATGCAGAAGCGGAGAAAGCAGTGTCTTTGGAGGATAAGGATAGAATTACAAAGTATGGATTGTCTGCTTTGGATTGTTCTTGGAAGAAATTAAAAAAATCATCTTTCAATTTTAAATCTAAAAAAAATCATAGATTGCTTCCTTTTTTAGTAGCAGCAAATCCAGTTAATTATGGAAAACCCTGTATATTGTCTACAGCTGAAGCTTTAAGTGCTACATTATACATTGTAGGATATAAGGATGAGGCTCGTGATTTAATGAATCAATTCAAATGGGGACCACATTTCATAAAACTTAATGAGCATTTATTAGAAGCCTATAGTGAGGCAGAAAACAGTACTGAAATTGTTAAAGTACAGAATGAATTTTTAGGAGGAGAATGA
- a CDS encoding 50S ribosomal protein L40e: MAKFEEAENRMFNIKICLKCNARNPASAKTCRKCGYKGLRYKAKEPRG; encoded by the coding sequence ATGGCAAAATTTGAAGAAGCAGAAAACAGAATGTTCAATATTAAAATCTGTTTAAAATGTAACGCAAGAAACCCAGCTTCTGCAAAAACCTGCAGAAAATGCGGATACAAAGGTTTAAGATACAAAGCAAAAGAACCAAGAGGATAA